One part of the Alistipes onderdonkii genome encodes these proteins:
- a CDS encoding DUF6712 family protein, whose protein sequence is MIFNKTKKGSAELYNLTGTWYKANDFTGISEDIVLAQNEVIKLIGKATFDRAHSRYMTDEYDPEVSSDDPEDMLVRRVQLPVAYKAMHHFYQRNLVSHEDSGRKVKISENEKLPWAWQIEKDDAVLRDTFFRTLDELYLFLEQTDIKEWKDSPLRTQQQQSILRTLDQFESIYPLDGSFYTFYTLIPFILEVQQRFVRPIAGDRYMSLLSDIDSDTALAARRFVALKAMVIAVQRLSVSVFPIGISQRFTDSFQGKGAGKTPSTDALKFYLSALDHQAATALEEFHEALSATVEKYSLLPDNDPRNKFFSVQ, encoded by the coding sequence ATGATTTTCAATAAAACGAAAAAAGGCTCCGCAGAGCTATACAATCTCACCGGCACATGGTACAAGGCGAATGACTTCACCGGGATCAGCGAGGATATCGTGCTGGCCCAAAACGAAGTTATCAAACTGATCGGGAAAGCTACATTCGACCGGGCACACTCCCGGTATATGACGGACGAATATGATCCGGAAGTGTCATCCGATGATCCGGAAGACATGCTCGTACGGCGGGTTCAGTTGCCGGTGGCGTATAAAGCCATGCATCACTTCTACCAGCGAAACCTCGTGAGCCATGAGGACAGCGGCAGAAAGGTAAAAATCAGCGAAAACGAAAAACTGCCGTGGGCATGGCAGATCGAGAAGGACGATGCGGTTCTGCGCGATACATTCTTCCGAACGCTCGACGAATTGTATCTCTTCCTTGAGCAAACGGACATCAAAGAGTGGAAGGACTCGCCGCTGCGCACCCAGCAACAACAGTCGATTCTCCGTACCCTCGACCAATTCGAAAGCATCTACCCGCTCGATGGCTCGTTCTACACCTTCTATACGCTTATACCCTTCATCCTCGAAGTGCAGCAGCGCTTTGTGAGGCCGATTGCCGGAGATCGTTATATGTCGCTCCTGTCAGACATAGATTCAGACACGGCTCTTGCAGCGCGGCGTTTTGTAGCTTTGAAGGCGATGGTGATAGCCGTCCAGAGACTTTCGGTGTCCGTATTCCCGATTGGGATCTCGCAGCGGTTTACAGATTCATTTCAGGGTAAAGGAGCCGGAAAGACCCCCTCCACTGATGCGTTGAAATTCTACCTTTCAGCCCTCGATCATCAGGCGGCAACCGCCCTCGAAGAGTTTCACGAGGCTTTATCGGCTACTGTGGAAAAATACTCTCTTCTACCGGACAACGATCCCCGAAACAAATTCTTTTCTGTTCAATAA
- a CDS encoding DUF4160 domain-containing protein: protein MPILFYYLGLKFFFYSNDHEPVHVHVSNGECDAKFMIEPEIKLIENFGLKPRELKHALMGIEENKEVIIERWKEFFDK from the coding sequence ATGCCCATACTTTTTTACTATTTAGGACTGAAGTTCTTTTTTTACTCGAACGATCACGAACCGGTTCACGTACACGTCAGCAACGGAGAATGTGACGCAAAATTCATGATCGAACCGGAGATAAAACTGATAGAAAATTTCGGTCTGAAGCCACGGGAGTTAAAACACGCCCTCATGGGGATAGAAGAGAACAAAGAGGTGATTATTGAACGGTGGAAGGAGTTTTTCGATAAATAA
- a CDS encoding DUF2442 domain-containing protein, with the protein MKAQKIWFENGRIFLTTDDGRTGSLLLRAFPRLARASDEQRMKYELSRSGIHWPELDEDLSFEGFFNQPAETSDNRVAMAFAQFPEINVSQMARRMGINETLLAKYICGYSKPSEKRAKEIEAALHDLGHKLTQISI; encoded by the coding sequence ATGAAAGCGCAAAAGATATGGTTCGAAAACGGTCGGATTTTCCTGACGACCGACGACGGCCGGACGGGCAGTCTGCTTCTCCGCGCTTTTCCCCGTCTGGCACGGGCAAGCGATGAGCAGCGCATGAAATACGAATTATCCCGGTCGGGTATTCATTGGCCCGAACTGGACGAAGATTTAAGTTTCGAGGGCTTTTTTAATCAGCCGGCGGAAACGTCGGACAACAGGGTCGCAATGGCTTTCGCCCAGTTCCCGGAAATCAACGTCAGCCAGATGGCCCGCCGCATGGGTATCAATGAAACCCTGCTTGCAAAATATATATGCGGGTACTCCAAGCCCTCGGAAAAACGTGCGAAGGAGATCGAGGCCGCGCTGCACGACCTCGGACATAAATTAACACAAATCTCGATCTGA
- a CDS encoding phage tail tape measure protein, with translation MGKAIRDEDLRLNIIVNGDESQKRIGDLSRQTRDLANANFELRQEQRRLKAEGKENTELYRQNAAEIKKNAAIIKSNKEQMQQLRSEMKLATLTISDLTQEQRRLRAVFNNAIPGTTEWEKYRAELKQVDARIKTLKGSARDTGNVVQRMAGGFSKFFGAITAGFASMSFAVMGTKKARAAFLEYDEALTDAQKTTSTTKTEIREVSEELKKIDTRTTHNSLLDIVRVAGKLGIEGKQNLLEFARAGDKIGVSLARDLGGNVEAAIQQIGKLVDIFHLREQYGIEQSMLKVGSAINEIGMASTAAEGFVVDFAKRAAGTAPNVKISIQSVLGLAGTLDKLGQQAETAGTSYGQVITAMYKRTEVFAKIAKMSLSEFQKLMGEDMNEAFIRVLEGMGKSGQGMQSIVNALNSMKLDGQRSVQVLGVLAANTDELRRQQEIANRAFETGTSVIEEFNTKNESATAQYEKQKKALHEQAVILGETLNPAFTSTTSITVTFLKALTGLVKFLYQTKGAIIPIVAAVAAYKTIMFAAHKAMVIYRAAHIAYIAITKQATLVTQVFNNVIKAGPWGWIVTAISVAIGAVTLFSDKIFKTHKQVKNMAAEAAVEIDNEKRKLNGLQEAATRAASGSRARAEAIKIINERYGNYLPNLLTEKSSNEDIAIALQSVNSELEKNIKLKFRKQEAERIANDEMTATKKAIDEITNKYKKWGDESSLTADKQRLIAAAVVDFTGKIKAAGNDSAKQSQAVSDLNMELRNLGLNLTGSAWNPAGRNIALQEITTELRNTVTEGQQALSMLDTLYGKFATPLNLNTTTTTNTTPTAPDDTGKWSLEKDKEFLTAKLKLKEKYQNGEIVSASQFNEELLKLEIAALEKRLAKNIDEGATRLKIQNQLADKRLEQKKAAAAKEEEINKLLQQSETDRIKRENADYELKKKRYAGNAAALEALEKAHQRNITKIRLDEIDDRLKREEETYELQKKQLKNRHKQELLDFHGSAAERKQLRKAQAEEESRLELEHLTQLSAQLKTLIESGMFDGIQLDTQLLSAQEKQNLVNRFEDVRTAIIGVLEVLGDGQQKTFSFAGNDPTFMGLPQSDWMQFFDVLKNGAASTEEALQAVHAAMTAIGAATETALQVYTTYDNMMTKKENAELKKYQKNQDKKKKANEKRVKAGLMTEEQAQAEEERMAADLEAKQEEMQIKQAKRQKAMNITSAIINTATGVTKTLAEWGWPLGAIFAAIVGAMGAAQIAMIASTPITTGAEEGGQVIERMQDGKKFNARYSPDKRGFISSPTVLVSENGKEYVVPAAAMDNPSLIPVLNTIEAARRQGTLGSFDFNAVYRQNTPVPGFVSGGPTGDIPSFDTTDTGLSSLDAGTAGKFIAAVDRLCDVLKNPILAYVTMLGENGIVAKMKEYNRTRERGQIGGKKR, from the coding sequence ATGGGAAAAGCAATTCGGGATGAAGATTTAAGACTCAACATCATTGTAAATGGTGACGAATCCCAAAAACGGATCGGAGATTTAAGCCGACAAACAAGAGATCTCGCGAACGCAAATTTCGAGCTTCGGCAGGAACAGCGTCGACTTAAAGCCGAAGGGAAAGAGAATACCGAATTATATCGGCAAAATGCAGCTGAAATCAAGAAAAATGCTGCGATCATCAAGTCCAACAAAGAGCAAATGCAGCAGCTTCGCTCCGAGATGAAGCTGGCCACTCTGACCATCTCTGATCTGACACAAGAACAAAGGCGTCTACGCGCTGTTTTCAACAATGCGATTCCGGGCACAACGGAATGGGAAAAATATCGGGCTGAATTAAAGCAGGTCGATGCCCGCATCAAGACGCTCAAAGGATCAGCACGCGACACGGGGAACGTCGTGCAACGGATGGCCGGCGGGTTCAGCAAGTTCTTCGGCGCGATCACGGCCGGATTCGCCTCAATGTCGTTTGCAGTCATGGGCACCAAGAAAGCCCGTGCCGCCTTTCTGGAGTATGACGAAGCTCTGACCGATGCCCAGAAGACCACTTCAACAACAAAAACGGAGATCCGCGAAGTATCGGAAGAACTGAAGAAGATAGACACCCGCACCACCCACAACTCACTGCTTGACATTGTGCGAGTCGCAGGTAAACTCGGTATCGAAGGTAAACAAAACCTGCTCGAATTTGCCCGTGCAGGCGATAAAATCGGAGTTTCGCTGGCCCGCGACCTCGGCGGAAATGTCGAAGCGGCCATCCAACAGATCGGAAAACTCGTCGATATTTTCCACCTCCGAGAACAATACGGCATCGAGCAGAGTATGCTCAAGGTCGGCTCGGCAATCAACGAAATCGGCATGGCCTCCACGGCGGCCGAGGGCTTTGTCGTTGACTTCGCAAAAAGGGCGGCCGGTACGGCGCCGAATGTAAAAATCTCGATTCAGTCCGTCCTCGGCCTCGCCGGCACACTCGACAAATTGGGGCAGCAGGCAGAAACGGCAGGCACTTCCTACGGGCAGGTAATTACCGCCATGTACAAGCGGACAGAGGTCTTTGCAAAAATTGCCAAAATGAGCCTCAGCGAATTCCAAAAGCTCATGGGCGAAGATATGAACGAGGCATTTATCCGCGTTTTGGAAGGTATGGGTAAGTCCGGCCAAGGTATGCAGTCGATCGTGAACGCCCTGAACTCAATGAAACTCGACGGGCAACGTAGCGTGCAGGTCTTGGGCGTTCTGGCGGCCAATACCGACGAGCTGCGTCGGCAGCAGGAAATCGCCAATCGTGCATTCGAAACCGGCACATCTGTCATCGAAGAGTTCAACACCAAAAACGAAAGTGCCACGGCCCAATACGAAAAACAGAAGAAGGCACTCCATGAACAGGCCGTAATCCTCGGCGAAACACTGAATCCGGCATTCACCTCGACAACCTCGATCACCGTAACCTTTCTGAAGGCGCTGACGGGTCTTGTGAAATTCTTATACCAGACAAAAGGAGCGATTATCCCAATCGTTGCGGCCGTCGCAGCCTACAAAACCATAATGTTTGCTGCACACAAGGCGATGGTGATTTACCGAGCAGCTCATATTGCGTATATCGCCATTACGAAGCAGGCAACGCTGGTAACACAGGTATTCAACAACGTCATCAAAGCCGGGCCGTGGGGTTGGATTGTGACAGCGATTTCAGTCGCCATCGGCGCAGTAACCCTGTTCAGCGACAAAATATTCAAAACCCACAAGCAGGTCAAGAACATGGCCGCCGAAGCCGCGGTCGAAATCGACAACGAGAAACGAAAGCTCAACGGATTGCAGGAGGCCGCGACCCGCGCAGCCTCCGGGAGCCGCGCACGAGCCGAAGCAATCAAAATCATCAATGAACGGTACGGCAACTACCTTCCGAACCTGCTTACCGAGAAAAGTAGCAACGAGGATATCGCCATTGCGCTTCAGTCGGTAAACAGCGAATTGGAAAAAAATATCAAGCTCAAATTCAGGAAGCAGGAAGCGGAACGCATCGCCAACGATGAGATGACAGCCACGAAAAAGGCGATCGACGAAATCACGAACAAATATAAAAAATGGGGAGACGAATCGTCGCTCACCGCCGATAAGCAGAGATTGATCGCCGCCGCAGTTGTCGATTTCACGGGTAAGATAAAAGCGGCCGGAAACGATTCTGCAAAACAAAGTCAGGCAGTTTCCGACCTCAATATGGAATTACGAAATCTGGGGCTGAACCTCACCGGATCGGCATGGAATCCTGCAGGCCGAAATATCGCCTTACAAGAAATCACCACAGAATTACGCAATACCGTGACCGAAGGCCAGCAGGCTCTCTCGATGCTGGACACTCTCTACGGTAAGTTCGCCACCCCTCTCAATCTGAACACCACCACGACCACAAATACAACGCCCACCGCCCCGGACGATACAGGCAAATGGTCGCTCGAAAAAGACAAAGAGTTCCTGACCGCGAAACTGAAACTCAAGGAGAAATATCAGAACGGGGAAATCGTATCCGCGTCCCAATTCAACGAAGAGCTGCTGAAACTGGAAATTGCGGCATTGGAAAAACGCCTTGCGAAAAATATCGATGAAGGGGCTACGCGGCTCAAAATCCAGAACCAACTCGCAGACAAACGACTTGAGCAGAAGAAGGCGGCCGCAGCCAAAGAAGAGGAGATAAACAAACTTCTCCAGCAATCGGAAACCGATCGGATCAAGCGGGAGAACGCCGACTACGAACTGAAGAAAAAGAGGTACGCAGGCAACGCCGCGGCATTGGAAGCTCTGGAGAAAGCCCACCAGCGCAACATCACCAAAATTCGGCTCGACGAGATCGACGATCGACTAAAGCGGGAAGAGGAGACCTATGAGCTGCAAAAGAAACAGCTCAAGAACCGTCACAAGCAGGAACTCCTCGACTTCCACGGCTCGGCCGCTGAACGCAAACAGCTACGGAAAGCCCAAGCGGAAGAAGAGTCCCGATTGGAACTCGAACACCTGACTCAACTCTCTGCGCAACTTAAAACGCTTATCGAGTCCGGAATGTTCGACGGCATCCAACTCGACACACAACTTCTCTCGGCTCAAGAGAAGCAGAATCTCGTCAATCGTTTCGAAGATGTCAGGACAGCGATCATCGGCGTATTGGAAGTTCTCGGCGACGGGCAGCAGAAAACATTCTCTTTTGCCGGCAACGACCCAACGTTCATGGGCCTACCACAATCGGACTGGATGCAATTTTTTGACGTGCTGAAGAACGGGGCTGCTTCTACCGAAGAAGCGTTGCAAGCAGTACATGCCGCCATGACAGCGATTGGCGCAGCTACGGAAACGGCGCTGCAGGTATATACTACCTACGACAATATGATGACCAAAAAGGAAAACGCAGAATTAAAGAAATATCAGAAAAATCAGGATAAGAAGAAAAAAGCCAACGAGAAGCGTGTCAAAGCAGGACTGATGACCGAAGAGCAAGCACAAGCAGAGGAGGAGCGAATGGCCGCAGATCTCGAAGCCAAACAAGAAGAGATGCAAATCAAACAGGCGAAGCGCCAGAAGGCCATGAACATCACCTCCGCCATCATCAATACGGCAACTGGTGTCACGAAAACACTGGCTGAATGGGGATGGCCTCTGGGTGCGATCTTTGCCGCTATCGTCGGTGCTATGGGAGCCGCACAAATCGCTATGATTGCATCAACCCCAATAACGACTGGCGCCGAAGAGGGTGGTCAGGTCATCGAGCGGATGCAGGACGGCAAAAAATTCAACGCCCGTTATTCTCCGGATAAACGAGGCTTCATCTCATCGCCGACGGTGCTGGTATCGGAAAACGGGAAGGAGTATGTCGTTCCAGCGGCCGCAATGGATAACCCCTCGTTGATTCCCGTACTGAACACGATCGAAGCGGCCCGCCGACAGGGGACACTCGGCAGCTTCGATTTCAATGCCGTATACCGGCAAAATACACCGGTACCCGGATTCGTATCCGGTGGCCCAACAGGAGATATCCCGTCATTCGACACAACAGACACGGGGCTTTCCTCTTTGGACGCAGGCACGGCCGGCAAATTCATCGCGGCCGTCGATCGTCTATGCGACGTGCTGAAGAATCCGATTCTTGCCTACGTGACAATGCTGGGCGAGAACGGAATCGTTGCGAAAATGAAAGAGTACAACCGCACGCGGGAACGTGGGCAAATTGGAGGCAAAAAACGATGA
- a CDS encoding phage holin family protein yields the protein MIDHIFAAIRPQLIILTIVYLLVLFVIFLDLWAGIRKARKRGELRSSLGYRKTVEKIAKYFNLIFVVTAIDAVQMLTVWQINEQTGSRLPLIPILTVLGAMFIGFIELKSVYEKSEDKEKAKIADAAAALGSALKNRETQGIVAAVLEYMERAGRQSGSPRGPARSEQAPGPEFMPNPDIYDEE from the coding sequence ATGATAGACCATATTTTCGCGGCGATACGTCCGCAGCTCATCATTCTCACGATCGTTTACCTGCTCGTACTGTTCGTGATTTTCCTCGACCTATGGGCAGGCATCCGGAAAGCCCGCAAACGCGGGGAGCTGCGCTCATCGCTCGGCTACCGCAAGACCGTCGAGAAGATCGCCAAGTATTTCAACCTGATTTTCGTGGTAACGGCCATCGACGCGGTGCAGATGCTGACCGTATGGCAGATCAACGAGCAGACCGGGAGCCGCCTGCCGCTGATTCCGATTCTGACGGTATTGGGGGCCATGTTCATCGGCTTCATCGAGCTGAAGAGCGTATATGAGAAGTCCGAGGATAAAGAAAAGGCCAAGATTGCGGATGCGGCGGCCGCGCTGGGTTCGGCGTTGAAGAACCGGGAGACGCAGGGCATCGTGGCCGCGGTGCTGGAGTACATGGAGAGGGCAGGTCGGCAGTCCGGCAGCCCCCGCGGCCCGGCCAGAAGCGAGCAAGCCCCCGGCCCCGAATTCATGCCGAACCCGGATATTTACGACGAAGAGTAA
- a CDS encoding glycoside hydrolase family 73 protein produces MTPKEFKKTYWPDIAASCEETGLNPLFVAAQAALETGWGKSAIGHNLFGITATKKWRGAVKYVRTFEYFDDDKQGHRFPKVHSITRMPDGRYKYVVDRAFRDYTSVRECLTDHSRILLTERYAPAMPYKDDVYQFAYRVAACGYCTAKPADYAGLILKISKTLEKA; encoded by the coding sequence ATGACACCGAAAGAATTTAAGAAAACCTACTGGCCGGACATCGCAGCCTCCTGCGAGGAAACCGGGCTGAACCCGCTCTTCGTGGCCGCGCAGGCCGCGCTCGAAACCGGCTGGGGGAAGTCCGCCATCGGGCACAACCTGTTCGGCATAACCGCCACGAAGAAGTGGCGCGGGGCGGTGAAATACGTGCGGACGTTCGAGTATTTCGACGACGACAAGCAGGGCCACCGATTCCCCAAAGTACACTCCATTACGCGGATGCCGGACGGGCGCTACAAATATGTCGTGGATCGCGCCTTCCGAGATTATACGTCTGTCAGGGAGTGTCTGACCGACCACTCCCGAATTCTGCTGACCGAACGCTATGCCCCCGCGATGCCGTACAAGGACGACGTGTACCAGTTCGCCTACCGGGTTGCAGCCTGCGGCTACTGTACAGCCAAGCCGGCGGATTATGCGGGTCTGATTCTCAAAATCTCCAAAACGCTCGAAAAGGCATGA
- a CDS encoding DUF6549 family protein, translating into MKRFLLIALIIAGGLLWVQSARLRSEKRERRRLESNQTALMSDVEIYRTKAGKAAASNMVLNLRVSELERLRAADAESIRDLGIKLKRVESTAKTATATVVELRAKLRDTAVVRETSAGAVIIDSMRTFRWRDPWVTVEGLIERDSVACRVESIDTLRQVVHRVPRRFLFIRWGTKAIRQEVMSSNPHTRIVYTDYIELKKRNR; encoded by the coding sequence ATGAAACGCTTCCTGCTCATAGCCCTGATTATAGCGGGCGGCCTGTTGTGGGTGCAGAGTGCGCGGCTCCGCTCGGAAAAACGCGAACGCCGTCGGTTGGAGTCGAACCAGACCGCGCTGATGTCAGATGTCGAAATCTACCGGACAAAGGCAGGCAAGGCCGCCGCGTCGAACATGGTGCTGAATCTCCGCGTCTCGGAGCTGGAGCGGCTCCGGGCGGCGGATGCCGAGAGCATCCGCGACCTCGGCATTAAACTCAAGCGGGTGGAATCAACGGCCAAGACGGCGACAGCGACCGTCGTAGAGCTGCGGGCGAAGCTCCGGGACACGGCCGTCGTCCGGGAAACTTCGGCCGGGGCAGTCATTATCGACTCGATGCGGACATTCCGCTGGCGAGATCCGTGGGTGACTGTCGAAGGGTTGATCGAGCGCGACTCGGTCGCGTGCCGCGTGGAGAGCATCGACACCCTTCGGCAGGTCGTGCATCGGGTGCCGCGGCGCTTCCTCTTCATCCGCTGGGGAACCAAAGCGATACGGCAGGAGGTCATGTCGTCGAACCCGCACACGCGAATCGTATACACCGATTATATCGAACTTAAAAAACGGAACCGATGA
- a CDS encoding tyrosine-type recombinase/integrase, producing MLSVKTARNSALNEILSYTYPRLHTGACWFISFYAFDPAKGEMRRKRIKINSVGTASQKRQYAAQVCHRLSAKLEAGWNPWIEADADRSYKLFSDTLIHYRNYITKLLNDGVHRASTHHDYICFARIMEEWNDNQRVSIRYVYQFDRAFCVRFLDYVYIERENSPRTRNNYLAFLRSFSAFLVQHLYIKEKPTDGLVSIGKALLKKERKVIAVDDMQRLHDWLQENNRYFLLVCYFLHYMLIRPKEIAKLRLCDISVSKQTVYIDDTISKNKRSACVTIPQKIIELMAELGYFDAPSTYYIFSKDFRPGPEWVNEKTYRDFWSRKIRPALHFPKEYKFYSLKDTGITAMLRAGYDTLSVKEQARHSSLLMTDVYTPQDIRDANPLLLNYQGVL from the coding sequence ATGTTGTCTGTAAAAACTGCGCGAAATTCTGCGTTAAACGAGATTCTCTCGTACACTTATCCCCGTTTGCATACGGGCGCTTGCTGGTTTATCAGTTTTTACGCCTTCGACCCAGCAAAAGGCGAAATGCGTCGAAAGCGGATAAAAATCAATTCCGTCGGGACGGCCTCCCAGAAACGGCAATATGCCGCGCAGGTATGTCACCGGCTGTCTGCAAAGCTGGAAGCTGGCTGGAATCCTTGGATAGAGGCTGATGCCGACCGCTCCTACAAACTATTTTCCGACACGCTGATACATTATCGAAATTACATCACCAAACTCTTGAATGACGGAGTACACCGGGCATCAACGCACCACGATTATATCTGTTTTGCTCGCATAATGGAAGAATGGAATGATAATCAGCGGGTGTCTATACGGTATGTTTATCAATTCGACCGGGCTTTCTGTGTTCGTTTTCTGGACTATGTCTATATTGAACGGGAGAATTCTCCACGCACACGCAACAATTATTTGGCTTTCCTTCGGTCGTTCAGCGCCTTTTTGGTGCAACATCTGTATATCAAAGAAAAACCGACGGATGGGTTGGTCAGTATTGGCAAGGCTTTGCTCAAGAAAGAACGCAAGGTTATTGCTGTGGATGATATGCAACGCCTGCATGATTGGCTTCAGGAGAATAACCGCTACTTCCTTTTGGTTTGCTACTTTCTGCACTACATGCTTATCCGTCCGAAGGAGATTGCCAAACTCCGGCTGTGTGATATATCCGTCAGTAAACAGACGGTCTATATTGACGATACAATCTCGAAAAACAAGCGTTCGGCATGTGTTACTATACCCCAGAAAATTATTGAGTTGATGGCCGAACTTGGGTATTTTGACGCTCCGAGTACCTACTATATTTTTTCCAAGGATTTCAGACCGGGGCCGGAATGGGTAAACGAAAAGACTTACCGCGACTTTTGGAGCAGGAAAATCCGCCCTGCTCTCCACTTTCCCAAAGAGTACAAATTTTATAGTCTGAAGGATACCGGAATTACCGCGATGCTCCGTGCTGGGTATGATACCCTTTCGGTTAAAGAACAGGCGCGGCACTCGTCGTTATTGATGACCGATGTGTATACGCCGCAGGATATTCGGGATGCAAATCCGCTTTTATTGAATTATCAGGGCGTTTTATAA
- a CDS encoding DUF3871 family protein, translated as MEAAIRRAIQPDNQPHPLPFVPVEDAKDDMQPIISSPSFGEDEESPFRETPEEQPRKPFIEANTKQVSLYHLKNDCITPVFSKDNEVTISHNQFIETMWECAQRMFRGDTVDNPEIRVSHIVKGRTPEAIHKAVHELTDADKTIYYERMMFCIEIPSVTETIDRCRLNLTIGGVRAYNQENLYSKKGFEKFKVFIGFKNMVCCNMCVATDGVAEEIRVTNTQELTAKITELVVSYNAKRHLERMRALLDTSMSESQFAQLVGKARLYQFLPPAQRKLLPEFEFTDCHLNTIARAYYNDPAFACDKQGEIDLWRVFNLFTGANKSSYIDSFLTRSRNAMVFADGLAKALAGEKEYSWFVE; from the coding sequence ATGGAAGCAGCTATCCGGCGGGCAATACAGCCCGATAACCAACCCCACCCGCTGCCCTTTGTGCCCGTTGAAGATGCGAAGGACGATATGCAGCCGATTATTTCCTCGCCCTCGTTCGGTGAGGATGAAGAATCCCCGTTTCGGGAAACTCCCGAAGAACAGCCACGCAAGCCTTTCATCGAGGCCAATACCAAACAGGTCAGCCTTTACCACCTCAAGAACGACTGTATTACCCCGGTATTCTCCAAAGACAACGAGGTGACCATCTCCCATAACCAATTCATCGAAACCATGTGGGAGTGTGCGCAGCGGATGTTCAGAGGAGATACGGTAGACAATCCCGAAATCCGGGTGAGCCATATCGTCAAGGGCCGGACTCCCGAAGCCATCCACAAGGCGGTACACGAGCTTACGGATGCAGACAAGACGATTTATTACGAGCGGATGATGTTCTGCATCGAAATTCCCTCTGTCACGGAAACCATCGACAGATGCAGGCTGAACCTTACGATAGGGGGTGTCAGAGCCTATAACCAAGAGAACCTGTATAGCAAGAAAGGCTTCGAGAAGTTCAAGGTCTTTATCGGCTTCAAAAACATGGTGTGTTGCAATATGTGTGTGGCTACGGACGGTGTGGCCGAAGAGATACGGGTGACGAATACGCAAGAGTTGACGGCGAAGATTACCGAACTGGTGGTAAGCTATAATGCCAAACGCCATCTGGAGCGGATGCGGGCATTGCTCGATACCTCCATGTCGGAGAGTCAGTTCGCACAGCTGGTAGGCAAGGCGAGGTTATACCAGTTCCTGCCACCGGCACAGCGGAAACTGCTCCCGGAGTTCGAGTTCACGGACTGCCATCTGAACACCATTGCAAGGGCCTATTACAACGACCCGGCATTTGCCTGCGACAAGCAAGGAGAGATAGACCTATGGCGAGTGTTCAACCTCTTTACTGGAGCCAACAAGTCGAGTTATATCGATTCGTTCCTAACGAGGAGCCGCAATGCTATGGTATTTGCAGACGGACTGGCAAAGGCGCTGGCGGGAGAGAAGGAATACAGTTGGTTTGTGGAATGA
- a CDS encoding ATP-binding protein, whose amino-acid sequence MQLRHSQRRAAKMRLALQGASGSGKTYSSLLLACGMASDWTKIAVIDTENGSADLYAHLGAYNVLSLSEPYNPEKYIDAIGICESAGMEVIIIDSISHCWDYLLDFHANLQGNSFANWAKVTPRQNAFIQRILNSSCHVICTMRSKQEYVLNERNGKMIPEKVGLKAVQRDNVDYEFTIVFDVNMKHYATASKDRTELFAGKPEFPITSQVGTRILDWCNQCQTPTPVSYGSSYPAGNTAR is encoded by the coding sequence ATGCAATTACGACATTCACAACGCCGGGCAGCCAAGATGCGGCTGGCCCTGCAAGGGGCATCGGGTTCGGGCAAGACCTATTCCAGCCTGCTGCTGGCCTGCGGTATGGCTTCCGACTGGACTAAAATCGCCGTTATCGACACCGAGAACGGCAGTGCAGACCTCTATGCCCATCTGGGAGCCTACAACGTACTCTCCCTCTCGGAACCCTACAACCCGGAGAAATACATCGATGCCATCGGTATCTGCGAAAGCGCAGGCATGGAAGTAATCATCATCGACAGTATCTCGCATTGCTGGGATTACCTGCTGGATTTCCACGCCAATCTGCAAGGCAACTCCTTTGCCAACTGGGCCAAGGTCACGCCGCGTCAGAACGCCTTTATCCAGCGTATCCTCAATTCCTCGTGCCATGTCATCTGTACCATGCGCAGCAAGCAGGAGTACGTACTCAACGAGCGTAACGGGAAGATGATTCCGGAGAAAGTAGGGTTGAAGGCCGTGCAGCGTGACAACGTGGACTATGAGTTTACCATCGTCTTCGACGTGAACATGAAGCACTATGCCACGGCATCCAAAGACCGTACGGAACTGTTCGCCGGGAAACCCGAATTTCCCATTACCAGCCAAGTCGGGACACGGATTCTCGACTGGTGCAACCAATGTCAAACCCCAACCCCTGTAAGCTATGGAAGCAGCTATCCGGCGGGCAATACAGCCCGATAA